A DNA window from Nitrospinota bacterium contains the following coding sequences:
- a CDS encoding formylglycine-generating enzyme family protein, with amino-acid sequence MRLYKFFIIISVVFLVSGCADKDNEQSNDDIHPSFSELPEVSQESSSESIERVVPIPISAEDKAIASKAPEGMVFIKGGCFIMGNDYTQEDEKPEHEVCLDDFYLDKYEMTQARWEKVMGFNPSKFVGADLPVEQVNYLDVQKFIKKSKGACRLPTEAEWEYAARGGASTRYFWGNMVHEDYTWYEDNSGETTHPVGSKAPNQYGVYDLMGNVWEWVNDWYEPYYKIRSKKNPKGPETGESKVVRGGSFDSSAGALRITNRVWLHPKNKVFPKVTTYGQIMNEIFNYIGFRCAQSIPKD; translated from the coding sequence ATGCGTTTATATAAATTTTTCATAATTATCAGCGTTGTCTTCCTGGTTTCAGGTTGCGCCGATAAAGACAATGAACAAAGTAACGATGATATCCACCCAAGCTTTTCTGAGCTTCCTGAAGTATCGCAGGAATCATCTTCTGAATCGATTGAACGGGTTGTTCCGATTCCAATTTCAGCTGAAGATAAAGCAATAGCCAGCAAGGCTCCTGAAGGAATGGTATTCATCAAAGGCGGTTGCTTTATTATGGGCAATGACTATACCCAGGAAGATGAAAAGCCGGAGCATGAGGTTTGCCTGGATGATTTTTATTTGGATAAATATGAAATGACACAGGCCCGCTGGGAAAAAGTGATGGGATTTAATCCTTCCAAGTTTGTCGGTGCGGACTTGCCTGTTGAGCAGGTAAATTATTTGGATGTGCAAAAGTTCATCAAGAAATCGAAGGGTGCCTGTCGTTTGCCCACGGAAGCTGAGTGGGAATACGCGGCTCGAGGAGGAGCATCGACCAGATACTTCTGGGGAAATATGGTTCATGAAGATTATACCTGGTATGAAGATAACTCAGGGGAAACCACACACCCGGTGGGAAGTAAAGCTCCGAACCAGTATGGTGTTTATGATTTGATGGGAAATGTCTGGGAATGGGTCAACGACTGGTACGAGCCTTATTATAAAATTCGCTCGAAGAAGAATCCTAAGGGACCGGAGACGGGAGAATCAAAAGTTGTTCGAGGCGGATCCTTTGATTCATCAGCAGGGGCATTGCGGATAACAAACCGGGTCTGGTTGCACCCAAAAAATAAAGTGTTTCCGAAAGTGACTACTTATGGCCAGATAATGAATGAAATATTCAACTATATTGGCTTTCGTTGTGCTCAATCCATTCCAAAAGACTGA
- a CDS encoding transcriptional repressor: MASKELEVLEDYIVQNKLKITKQRRAVLNAFLECEKHVSAEELYNQVIQTDPKVGLATVYRTLALLTQSGLASELDFGDGQKRYEHKYMHGHHDHMICTECGKIIEFNHPLIEKLQEEIASRNGFTITSHKLDMFGLCSECR, encoded by the coding sequence ATGGCCAGCAAAGAATTAGAAGTTCTTGAAGACTATATAGTTCAGAATAAACTGAAGATAACCAAGCAAAGGCGGGCAGTTCTTAATGCCTTTCTTGAATGTGAAAAACATGTCAGTGCCGAGGAACTTTACAATCAAGTCATCCAAACCGATCCTAAAGTTGGCCTGGCTACAGTTTATCGAACGCTGGCATTGCTCACACAGAGCGGACTTGCATCAGAACTTGATTTTGGTGATGGCCAGAAAAGGTATGAGCACAAATATATGCACGGCCACCATGACCACATGATATGCACTGAGTGTGGAAAAATTATCGAATTCAACCATCCCTTAATAGAAAAACTTCAGGAAGAAATAGCCAGCCGCAACGGATTCACGATAACTTCTCATAAGCTTGACATGTTTGGCCTATGTAGCGAATGCAGGTAA
- a CDS encoding tetratricopeptide repeat protein: MRFLKEFTCFILLIFTGTGCSTLENSYRKTREAVDKLVYAFEDTYRPALGLDKDIDLQFAKHQFNRREYASSEFYLKKTLASQPENKEAIQLLPWSYFFQKRFDKALESFKHAHTLHKKDPVPLLGMGWSYFSLKQYQQAMDSFERAERFSPHSYEVHKGKAFIHLEQRRIQPAKKELAKIFRSINVNKLMEDWQASNQGDITKRWEVVPSNFESNSIFTLSVEFPRYRSLLLGMPSEDTNALDSAWKSYYQGKYSKASNQFESLARSNSPNLDAVNGLAWSLLHAKQINKSEKTFKEILELYPKFIGASKGLQKIEEIKKHQAVYVQNYIDLGKYQLAANKLDDLLDRYDDWAHLYNQYGKIFLARKEYEKAREYFLDAQKYSPHDSVSKLGLEQVQLALDKQLYKADRAFNKGDYKLATIIYHDYIDVDTWPSPKFNMAHAYNGLGWSQYHKKQYEYAIDKFLKSIEHDDYKVSAAKGLGFSLYAIKNYQDAVPYLKIALKHDPENKELAYKLDWSILRSESLSSSQKYFEKVLKDHPLRASPYMALGWIHHNLKNPDLGVEYFLKAISLDPDFAMTPEFLALLAKERFGWQVYNSLGWTYYQNHLYDKAMQMFKFSLQLQPNKSESRKGMGYIYFKLGKYDSAITMLEQCLALNPEPNPVFEEVTGSNAISPYKMQTTARTKLGRANYIQGNIIGAINAYNEEIRRNSSQPDAYDGLGWSYLEKGRFLEARTAFTTAIRLEPLNNSAHKGLLKAKYAITKKRLKTKAETDFYFPQTSPN; encoded by the coding sequence TTGCGATTTTTAAAAGAATTCACCTGCTTTATCCTCCTGATATTCACTGGAACTGGTTGCAGCACACTTGAAAACAGCTATCGTAAAACGCGAGAGGCTGTTGACAAACTTGTTTATGCCTTTGAAGACACTTATCGCCCTGCCCTGGGTTTAGACAAAGACATTGACCTGCAGTTTGCCAAACATCAATTCAACCGCAGAGAATATGCAAGTTCTGAATTTTATTTAAAGAAAACCCTGGCCAGTCAGCCGGAAAATAAAGAAGCCATCCAACTTCTACCCTGGTCATATTTTTTCCAAAAGCGTTTTGACAAGGCCTTAGAGTCTTTCAAACACGCTCACACTCTTCACAAAAAAGATCCTGTACCTTTACTGGGTATGGGGTGGAGCTATTTCAGCCTAAAGCAATATCAACAGGCCATGGATAGTTTTGAACGTGCAGAGAGGTTTTCCCCTCACTCTTATGAAGTTCATAAGGGAAAAGCTTTTATCCACTTGGAACAAAGAAGAATACAGCCTGCCAAAAAAGAGCTCGCAAAAATTTTCCGTTCGATAAATGTTAATAAATTGATGGAGGATTGGCAGGCCTCTAATCAGGGTGATATCACAAAACGATGGGAGGTAGTTCCTTCGAACTTCGAGTCCAATTCAATATTCACATTATCCGTTGAGTTTCCACGATACCGAAGCCTTCTTTTGGGGATGCCTTCAGAAGATACTAACGCTCTGGATTCTGCATGGAAAAGTTATTATCAAGGCAAATATTCTAAGGCTTCGAATCAATTCGAAAGTCTAGCACGCTCTAATTCACCTAACCTGGACGCTGTAAACGGATTGGCCTGGAGTCTCCTGCATGCCAAGCAAATTAATAAATCAGAAAAAACCTTCAAGGAAATTCTGGAGCTTTACCCTAAATTCATTGGAGCTTCCAAAGGCCTTCAGAAAATAGAGGAAATTAAAAAGCACCAGGCTGTTTATGTACAAAACTACATAGACCTGGGTAAATACCAACTTGCAGCTAACAAGCTGGATGATTTACTCGATAGATACGATGACTGGGCTCACCTTTACAACCAGTATGGAAAAATTTTTCTCGCCCGGAAAGAGTATGAAAAAGCTCGCGAGTATTTTTTAGACGCGCAAAAATATTCACCCCATGACAGCGTCTCAAAACTGGGTCTTGAGCAGGTACAATTGGCCTTGGACAAACAATTATATAAGGCTGACCGGGCTTTCAACAAGGGTGACTACAAATTAGCAACCATTATTTATCACGACTATATAGATGTAGATACCTGGCCCTCCCCAAAATTTAACATGGCACACGCTTATAACGGACTTGGATGGAGTCAATACCACAAAAAACAATACGAGTATGCCATTGATAAGTTTTTAAAATCAATCGAGCATGATGACTATAAAGTCTCTGCTGCCAAAGGACTTGGTTTTTCACTGTATGCCATAAAAAATTATCAGGATGCTGTTCCCTATCTGAAGATTGCCCTTAAGCATGATCCTGAAAACAAGGAACTGGCGTATAAACTTGATTGGAGTATCCTTAGAAGCGAGTCTTTAAGTTCATCTCAAAAATATTTTGAAAAAGTTCTAAAAGATCATCCTCTACGAGCTTCCCCTTATATGGCCCTCGGATGGATTCATCACAATTTGAAAAATCCTGATCTGGGTGTTGAATATTTTCTAAAAGCAATATCACTGGACCCAGACTTCGCCATGACCCCTGAGTTCCTGGCATTGCTTGCAAAAGAACGTTTCGGCTGGCAAGTATATAATTCCCTTGGTTGGACGTATTACCAAAACCATTTGTATGACAAGGCCATGCAAATGTTTAAATTTTCTTTACAACTCCAACCCAACAAGTCTGAGTCCCGCAAAGGCATGGGCTACATTTATTTCAAGCTGGGCAAATATGACTCAGCAATAACCATGTTGGAACAGTGTCTTGCATTGAACCCGGAACCAAACCCTGTATTTGAGGAAGTGACAGGATCCAATGCCATCAGTCCATACAAAATGCAGACGACAGCCAGAACCAAATTGGGAAGAGCCAATTATATACAGGGAAATATCATCGGAGCCATCAACGCTTATAACGAAGAAATCCGCCGTAACTCAAGTCAGCCAGATGCTTATGATGGTTTGGGATGGTCTTATCTTGAAAAAGGTCGTTTTCTGGAAGCCAGAACCGCATTCACTACCGCAATTCGCCTGGAACCCCTTAATAATTCAGCACATAAAGGATTGCTCAAGGCAAAATATGCAATTACCAAGAAACGTTTGAAAACTAAAGCTGAAACCGATTTCTACTTCCCCCAAACAAGTCCGAACTAG